A single Nicotiana tabacum cultivar K326 chromosome 5, ASM71507v2, whole genome shotgun sequence DNA region contains:
- the LOC107793094 gene encoding phototropic-responsive NPH3 family protein NPY1 isoform X1 has protein sequence MKFMKLGSKPDTFQDQGKGVRYVSSELASDVTIIIGEVKFYLHKFPLLSKSNRLQRLVSKANEEDSGEMQLVDFPGGPKAFEICAKFCYGMTVTLNPYNVVAARCAAEYLEMTEDADRGNLIFKIEVFLNSSVFRSWKDSIIVLQTTKSLLPWSEDLKVVGRCIDSIASKTSMDPSTITWSYTYNRKVAVSDRITEVGVKFPVNLESVPKDWWAEDICELEIDLYKRVMIAVKAKGRMDGNVIGEALRTYAMRWLPDSIEALVSEAHSRRNKSLLETIICLLPSDKGVTCSCGFLLKLLKVAILVGADDSSREDLIRSISLKLDEASVNDLLIPSRSPQTTVYDVELVKCLVDRFMARERSRDKNISAKSTNDFVLGHGSWLKVGKLVDGYLTEIARDPNVSLSSFIELLQSVPDSARPIHDALYGAIDIYLQEHSSLTKAEKKHLCGLMDVRKLTMDASMHAAQNERLPLRTVVQVLFFEQIRAAAGVQALNNRNSNALDSTRKTEEYWQKTLPEKHNVSKPSSVMKVKDENPQKNMKLVKKGSKNRSSGAQLLPSRSRRIFDKLFVVGKVSGNVENRSSETSGSSHSPTSMIIKGEIKSSGSSSRNRRHSIS, from the exons ATGAAGTTCATGAAGTTGGGATCAAAACCcgatacatttcaagatcaaggaAAAGGTGTAAG GTACGTGTCATCGGAACTGGCATCAGATGTTACCATCATTATTGGTGAAGTGAAGTTTTATCTTCACAAG TTTCCTCTGTTGTCCAAGAGCAACAGGCTGCAAAGGCTTGTTTCAAAAGCAAATGAAGAGGATTCTGGTGAAATGCAGTTAGTTGATTTTCCTGGTGGACCTAAAGCTTTTGAGATTTGCGCCAAATTTTGCTACGGAATGACAGTGACTCTCAATCCTTACAATGTTGTTGCTGCACGTTGTGCGGCTGAGTACCTTGAGATGACTGAAGATGCTGACCGTGGAAATCTTATCTTCAAAATCGAGGTATTCCTTAATTCTAGCGTTTTCCGCAGCTGGAAAGATTCGATCATTGTTTTACAAACCACCAAATCTCTTCTGCCGTGGTCTGAAGATCTGAAGGTGGTCGGGAGATGTATAGATTCTATTGCATCCAAAACTTCAATGGATCCGTCGACTATTACATGGTCCTACACTTATAACAGAAAAGTGGCAGTCTCAGATAGGATCACAGAAGTTGGGGTAAAATTCCCTGTAAACCTTGAATCTGTGCCTAAGGATTGGTGGGCTGAAGATATATGTGAACTTGAGATAGATCTTTACAAGCGAGTTATGATCGCGGTTAAAGCTAAGGGAAGAATGGATGGCAATGTTATTGGCGAGGCACTAAGAACTTATGCAATGAGATGGTTGCCTGATTCTATTGAAGCTTTGGTATCTGAAGCCCACAGTAGGAGGAACAAGTCCTTGTTAGAGACAATAATCTGCTTATTGCCTTCTGACAAGGGCGTTACTTGTTCGTGTGGCTTCTTGCTTAAGTTATTGAAAGTCGCTATTCTTGTGGGAGCGGATGATTCATCACGGGAAGATCTTATAAGAAGTATCAGCTTAAAGCTGGACGAGGCTTCCGTCAATGATCTTTTGATTCCATCAAGGTCTCCTCAAACTACTGTTTACGATGTTGAACTAGTGAAGTGCCTAGTGGACCGATTCATGGCTCGTGAAAGAAGCCGGGATAAGAACATTTCTGCAAAGAGCACCAATGATTTCGTCTTGGGGCATGGGTCATGGTTGAAAGTTGGTAAATTAGTTGATGGCTATCTTACAGAAATTGCACGTGATCCAAACGTCAGTCTATCGAGTTTCATTGAACTGTTGCAATCCGTTCCAGACTCAGCAAGACCGATCCATGATGCATTATATGGGGCAATTGATATCTATTTGcag GAGCACTCAAGCTTGACAAAAGCTGAGAAAAAGCATTTATGTGGCCTAATGGATGTGAGGAAATTAACAATGGATGCATCTATGCATGCAGCACAAAATGAACGGCTGCCTCTCCGAACTGTTGTTCAAGTCCTTTTCTTTGAGCAAATTAGAGCAGCTGCTGGAGTTCAAGCCTTAAACAACAGAAACAGTAATGCCTTAGATTCCACTAGGAAGACTGAAGAATATTGGCAGAAAACATTGCCAGAAAAGCACAATGTGTCGAAACCATCGAGTGTAATGAAGGTAAAAGATGAAAATCCACAAAAGAACATGAAGTTGGTAAAAAAGGGTAGTAAAAACAGAAGTAGTGGTGCACAGTTGCTG